In the Magnetospirillum sp. 15-1 genome, one interval contains:
- a CDS encoding HlyD family efflux transporter periplasmic adaptor subunit, with the protein MSAAAMLPPLREELTLHDGAADHDGTPTWMLHDPLRNQYFRLSWPAFEVLSRWHLADPQAVAQAVSAETTLRLEPEDVDEVVTFLARGQLLKPVQFTDVGRLLAIHDAQKTSWVTWLLHHYLFFRLPLLRPDRMLESLLPYLAWLGGRGFRLATVLALIAGLFLIGRQWSGFAATMVDHFSMEGLAAFGIALGLAKLIHELGHALTAKAFGCRVPTMGIAFLVMMPVLYTDVNEAWKLTSRRKRLLIGGAGILAELALAVWATLAWGVLPEGNLKGMAFTLAATTWISSLAINLSPFMRFDGYFLAMDALGQPNLHPRSFALARWHLREMLFGLDEPVPEHLPPALRAWMIAFAWAVWIYRLTLFLGIAALVYHVFIKVLGIILFAVEMGWFVARPFLLEFGEWRKRAKAIRASRRSRWPLGFALLALLVLAAPWSGRVSAPAMLKAAEHVTLYTPSPGRLDEIQVKPGDTVAAGTVLARLDNPDLELRLQQVERRIMVLKYEVSAMGFEDSFRNRLQAITQELDAAQAEKVALIRDRDRLTLTAPISGTVTDLSPNTQTGQWISPKEAILSLRKGAVIEAYLAEDDLPRIRVGGKASFIPDGSGAPLAATIATIDHAAVRALADPQLGAPYGGAIPARFDTRSLVPDMALYRIRLTLNGSVAVPIRGTAHMDGERRSILGRAWRSVAAVIIREMGM; encoded by the coding sequence ATGAGCGCCGCCGCCATGCTGCCGCCGCTCCGCGAGGAACTGACCCTGCATGACGGCGCCGCCGACCATGACGGGACGCCCACCTGGATGCTGCATGACCCGCTGCGCAACCAGTATTTCCGCCTGTCCTGGCCCGCCTTCGAGGTTCTGAGCCGCTGGCATCTGGCCGATCCCCAGGCCGTGGCCCAGGCGGTCAGCGCCGAGACCACCCTGCGTCTGGAGCCCGAGGATGTGGACGAGGTGGTGACGTTCCTGGCCCGTGGCCAGTTGCTGAAGCCGGTCCAGTTCACGGATGTGGGGCGGCTGCTCGCCATCCATGACGCCCAGAAGACCTCCTGGGTGACTTGGCTGCTGCATCACTATCTGTTTTTCCGCCTGCCCCTGCTGCGGCCGGACCGGATGCTGGAATCCCTGTTGCCCTATCTGGCTTGGCTGGGCGGCAGGGGCTTCCGGCTTGCCACGGTTCTAGCCCTGATCGCGGGCCTGTTCCTGATCGGGCGGCAGTGGAGCGGCTTTGCCGCCACCATGGTGGATCACTTCTCCATGGAGGGGCTGGCCGCCTTCGGCATCGCCCTGGGGTTGGCCAAGCTGATCCATGAATTGGGCCATGCGCTGACCGCCAAGGCGTTCGGCTGCCGGGTGCCCACCATGGGGATCGCCTTCCTGGTGATGATGCCGGTGCTCTACACCGATGTGAACGAAGCCTGGAAGCTGACCAGCCGCCGCAAGCGCCTGCTGATCGGCGGCGCGGGCATCCTGGCCGAACTGGCCCTGGCGGTCTGGGCCACCCTGGCATGGGGGGTGCTGCCCGAGGGCAATTTGAAAGGCATGGCCTTTACCCTGGCGGCCACCACCTGGATTTCCTCCCTGGCCATCAATCTCAGCCCCTTCATGCGCTTCGACGGCTATTTCCTGGCCATGGACGCCCTGGGCCAGCCCAATCTGCATCCGCGCTCCTTCGCCCTGGCCCGCTGGCATCTGCGCGAGATGCTGTTCGGCCTGGACGAGCCGGTGCCGGAGCACCTGCCCCCGGCCTTGCGGGCCTGGATGATCGCCTTCGCCTGGGCGGTGTGGATCTATCGCCTGACCCTGTTCCTCGGCATCGCGGCGCTGGTCTATCACGTCTTCATAAAGGTGCTGGGTATCATCTTGTTCGCGGTGGAAATGGGCTGGTTCGTGGCCAGGCCGTTCCTCCTGGAATTCGGGGAATGGCGCAAGCGGGCAAAGGCCATCCGGGCCAGCAGACGCAGCCGCTGGCCATTGGGCTTCGCCTTGCTGGCCCTGCTGGTGCTGGCGGCGCCGTGGTCGGGCCGGGTCTCCGCCCCCGCCATGCTCAAGGCCGCCGAGCATGTGACCCTCTATACGCCATCGCCGGGGCGGCTGGACGAAATCCAGGTCAAGCCCGGCGACACCGTCGCCGCCGGAACCGTTCTCGCCCGCCTGGACAATCCTGATCTGGAGCTTCGCCTGCAGCAGGTGGAGCGCCGGATCATGGTCTTGAAATACGAAGTTTCCGCCATGGGCTTCGAGGACAGCTTCCGCAACCGCCTTCAGGCCATCACCCAGGAACTGGATGCCGCCCAGGCGGAGAAGGTGGCGCTGATCCGCGACCGCGACCGCCTGACACTGACCGCCCCCATCTCCGGCACCGTCACGGATCTTTCGCCCAATACGCAGACCGGCCAGTGGATCAGCCCCAAGGAGGCGATCTTGTCCTTGCGCAAGGGCGCGGTGATCGAAGCCTATCTGGCAGAGGATGACCTGCCCCGCATCCGGGTGGGCGGCAAGGCCAGCTTCATCCCCGATGGCAGCGGCGCCCCCCTGGCCGCCACCATCGCCACCATCGACCATGCGGCGGTGCGGGCGCTGGCCGACCCCCAATTGGGGGCGCCCTATGGCGGCGCCATCCCGGCCCGCTTCGACACCAGATCCCTGGTACCCGACATGGCGCTTTATCGCATAAGATTGACCCTGAACGGCTCTGTCGCCGTTCCCATCCGCGGCACGGCCCATATGGACGGCGAACGCCGCAGCATTCTGGGCCGCGCCTGGCGGTCCGTCGCCGCCGTCATCATCCGCGAGATGGGCATGTGA
- a CDS encoding HlyD family efflux transporter periplasmic adaptor subunit, giving the protein MSDILLQLLELESRILRAARPVEVAFLAVDMAFSLIPYRQAALWSPVSGMAALSGVAAMEDGSPYGLWLDQVFRALADRDAPTVITAADLPAALAEPWGDWLPVHALVLPMGGEILLYARDEAFAPNEVALLAHLAALTGVARRALVPKSWAIRLPKSHRVKWLAAAGLLVGLFPVTGSVLAPADAVPAHPVMIRAPLDGVVDRIAVQPNERVAEGDRLFDLDGTALSGKLDVARSQWATAEAEYRQAAQAMVFDPKAKAQIAILSGKAEEKAAEVRLLDSQLARIAVKAPRPGIAVFDDPSDWIGKPVAMGEKVMAIADETDTEVEAWVAAADMGDVQPGARLTLFLNTAPLSPLRATVRSVAYEAAARPDATIAHRVRAGLAEGEAKPRLGLKGTARIDGDRVPLVWWLFRKPLATIRQFVGV; this is encoded by the coding sequence ATGAGCGATATCCTCCTTCAACTGCTCGAGCTGGAAAGCCGCATCCTGCGGGCGGCGCGGCCGGTGGAGGTGGCGTTCCTGGCGGTGGATATGGCCTTCTCGCTGATCCCCTATCGCCAGGCTGCGCTGTGGAGCCCGGTATCGGGCATGGCGGCCCTGTCGGGAGTGGCCGCCATGGAGGATGGCAGCCCCTATGGTCTGTGGCTGGATCAGGTGTTCCGGGCGCTGGCCGACAGGGACGCCCCCACCGTCATCACCGCCGCCGACCTTCCCGCCGCCCTGGCGGAGCCCTGGGGCGACTGGCTTCCGGTTCATGCCCTGGTCCTGCCCATGGGCGGCGAGATTCTGCTCTATGCCCGCGACGAGGCGTTCGCCCCGAACGAGGTGGCGCTGCTGGCCCATCTGGCCGCCCTGACCGGGGTTGCTCGGCGGGCCTTGGTGCCCAAGAGCTGGGCCATCCGGCTTCCCAAGAGCCATCGGGTCAAGTGGCTGGCGGCGGCGGGTCTGCTGGTGGGGCTGTTCCCCGTCACCGGCTCGGTGCTGGCCCCCGCCGATGCGGTGCCCGCCCATCCGGTGATGATCCGCGCCCCCCTGGACGGGGTGGTGGACCGCATCGCCGTCCAGCCCAATGAGCGGGTCGCCGAGGGAGACAGGCTGTTCGACCTGGACGGAACCGCCCTGTCCGGCAAGCTGGATGTGGCCCGCAGCCAATGGGCCACGGCGGAGGCGGAATACCGTCAGGCGGCCCAGGCCATGGTGTTCGACCCCAAGGCCAAGGCCCAGATCGCCATCCTGTCGGGCAAGGCCGAGGAAAAGGCGGCGGAGGTACGGCTGCTGGACAGCCAGTTGGCCCGCATCGCGGTCAAGGCGCCCAGGCCCGGCATCGCGGTGTTCGACGATCCCAGCGACTGGATCGGCAAGCCGGTGGCGATGGGCGAGAAGGTGATGGCCATCGCCGACGAGACCGATACCGAGGTGGAAGCCTGGGTCGCCGCCGCCGATATGGGAGACGTTCAGCCCGGCGCCCGGCTGACCCTGTTCCTCAACACCGCGCCGCTATCGCCCCTGCGCGCCACCGTGCGTAGCGTGGCCTACGAGGCGGCCGCCCGGCCCGACGCCACCATCGCCCACCGGGTGCGGGCCGGTCTGGCCGAGGGCGAGGCCAAGCCCCGCCTGGGCCTGAAGGGCACGGCGCGCATCGATGGCGACCGGGTGCCGCTGGTCTGGTGGCTGTTCCGAAAGCCGCTGGCCACCATCCGCCAGTTCGTGGGGGTATGA
- a CDS encoding efflux RND transporter periplasmic adaptor subunit — protein sequence MRLLAGLALLLVLAAAPVQGQELRAQLSPRDFTTLAAEIGAKVEKIGAREGERFSKGQVLIGFDCSVNRAQLDEARATLSAASKTVAVNKRLLELQTVGKLETDVSEAEADKARAKVAAMAAMVSKCQIPAPFDGRVVEQKVRSQQYVQPGQALLDILDDSVLELDFVVPSKWLIWLKPGHAFQVAIDETGKSYPVKLTRIGARIDPVSQSVRITGAIGGHFPELSAGMSGKVLLSPPP from the coding sequence GTGAGGCTTCTCGCCGGTCTGGCCCTGCTCCTGGTCCTGGCGGCGGCCCCCGTCCAGGGTCAGGAGTTGCGCGCCCAGTTGTCCCCCCGCGACTTCACCACATTGGCCGCCGAGATCGGCGCCAAGGTGGAAAAGATCGGAGCGCGCGAGGGTGAGCGCTTTTCCAAGGGGCAGGTGCTGATCGGCTTCGACTGTTCGGTCAACCGGGCCCAGTTGGACGAGGCCCGCGCCACCCTGTCGGCGGCCAGCAAGACGGTGGCGGTGAACAAGCGCCTGCTGGAGCTTCAGACCGTGGGCAAGCTCGAGACCGACGTCTCGGAGGCGGAGGCCGACAAGGCCCGCGCCAAGGTGGCGGCCATGGCGGCCATGGTGTCCAAATGCCAGATCCCGGCGCCCTTCGACGGCCGGGTGGTGGAGCAGAAGGTGCGGAGCCAGCAATATGTCCAGCCCGGTCAGGCACTGCTGGACATCCTGGATGATTCGGTGCTGGAACTGGACTTCGTGGTTCCCAGCAAATGGCTGATCTGGCTGAAGCCGGGCCATGCCTTCCAGGTGGCCATCGACGAGACCGGCAAAAGCTATCCGGTCAAGCTGACCCGAATCGGCGCCCGCATCGATCCGGTCAGCCAGTCGGTGCGCATCACCGGCGCCATCGGCGGCCATTTCCCCGAACTCTCCGCCGGGATGAGCGGAAAGGTCCTGCTGTCGCCGCCGCCATGA
- a CDS encoding TolC family protein, giving the protein MKRLLASVSLVALLSACALTPEPFTQEELAAQSTADRSDMFQGGEPLSGPLTVSEAIARALKFNLDKRSKMMEEALALGQLDVDRFDLLPKLTANAGYTERSEPNATRSRDLYSQTTSTSNPSYSADRFARTADLTMSWNILDFGLTYYTAKSNTDRSLVATERRRKAVHNLISEVRFAYWRAAAYQTLKGDVEQAVTEARFALDKARLVERENLKAPAESLRYQKSLLETLRQLTAIQQELSTARIELAALINVAPGTEIRLAVPDAMVPPDWTTSLERMEEQAFIGNPDLREQGYLTRISVDDTKKAIIRMLPGVTFSASRNYDYNSFLMDNHWYEAGTKLTWNLMNVISGPSALKYAQTNEDVAKARRLALRMAVLAQVHVSERQFRNATSQFEQSDELWKVDKRLAELSDARAANDASGMLERVAGHASAIASQLRRFQTYAQVEQAYAKMQATMGDDLLPDSVAAHDLPALSAAIAQRLERWGRDLPAVAAAPAAPPVPGTFSLLDKLPHWLGGEDEAPRVVAQVSDR; this is encoded by the coding sequence ATGAAGCGTTTGCTGGCCTCCGTCTCGTTGGTTGCCCTTCTTTCCGCCTGCGCCCTGACGCCGGAGCCGTTCACCCAGGAGGAACTGGCGGCGCAGTCCACCGCCGACCGGTCCGATATGTTCCAGGGGGGCGAGCCGCTGAGCGGGCCGTTGACCGTGTCTGAGGCCATCGCGCGGGCGCTGAAATTCAATCTGGACAAGCGGTCCAAGATGATGGAGGAGGCCCTGGCCCTGGGCCAGTTGGACGTCGACAGGTTCGATCTGCTGCCCAAGCTGACCGCCAATGCGGGCTATACCGAGCGGTCCGAGCCCAATGCGACCCGGTCGCGCGATCTCTATAGCCAGACCACCAGCACCAGCAATCCCAGCTATTCGGCGGACCGGTTCGCCCGGACCGCCGATCTGACCATGAGCTGGAACATCCTGGATTTCGGCCTGACCTATTACACCGCCAAATCCAATACCGACCGGTCGCTGGTGGCGACCGAGCGCCGCCGCAAGGCGGTGCATAATCTGATTTCCGAGGTGCGCTTCGCCTATTGGCGGGCGGCGGCCTATCAGACCCTGAAGGGCGATGTGGAGCAGGCGGTGACCGAGGCCCGCTTCGCCCTGGACAAGGCGCGGCTGGTGGAGCGGGAGAATCTGAAGGCCCCGGCCGAGAGTCTGCGCTATCAGAAGTCGCTGCTGGAGACCCTGCGTCAGCTGACGGCGATCCAGCAGGAGCTGTCGACCGCGCGGATCGAACTGGCGGCCCTGATCAATGTGGCCCCGGGGACCGAGATCCGGCTGGCGGTGCCCGACGCCATGGTTCCGCCCGATTGGACGACCTCGCTGGAGCGCATGGAGGAGCAGGCTTTCATCGGCAATCCCGATCTGCGCGAGCAGGGCTATCTGACCCGCATTTCGGTGGACGACACCAAGAAGGCCATCATCAGGATGTTGCCCGGCGTGACCTTTTCCGCCAGCCGCAATTACGACTACAACAGCTTCCTGATGGACAATCACTGGTACGAGGCCGGGACCAAGCTGACCTGGAACCTGATGAATGTCATTTCCGGCCCCTCGGCGCTGAAATACGCCCAGACCAACGAGGATGTGGCCAAGGCCCGCCGTCTGGCCCTGCGCATGGCGGTGCTGGCCCAGGTGCATGTGTCGGAGCGCCAGTTCCGCAACGCCACCAGCCAGTTCGAGCAGTCGGACGAGTTGTGGAAGGTGGATAAGCGCCTGGCGGAGCTGTCCGACGCCAGGGCGGCCAATGACGCCAGCGGCATGCTGGAGCGGGTGGCGGGCCATGCCTCGGCCATCGCGTCGCAGCTTCGCCGCTTCCAGACCTATGCCCAGGTGGAACAGGCCTATGCCAAGATGCAGGCCACCATGGGCGACGATCTGCTGCCCGATTCGGTGGCGGCCCATGATCTTCCCGCTCTGTCCGCCGCCATCGCCCAGCGGCTGGAACGCTGGGGACGCGATCTGCCGGCGGTGGCGGCTGCCCCGGCTGCGCCTCCGGTCCCCGGCACGTTCAGCCTTCTGGACAAATTGCCGCACTGGCTGGGCGGCGAGGACGAGGCGCCCCGGGTGGTCGCCCAGGTTTCGGACCGGTGA